TTCACCCCAAGATCTTTTAGAATGCTGTATAACATAGAAATATATTAGAAAATAGATACCAgaattacttttctttcttttagaaAGCAAAGAACTTGAGACAACCATTTAAAAAGGGTGTGATGCCTGTAAAAAATGGAAAGGGATACCGTAAAGCTGTCCCCACAATATCTAACTCCCAAAGTTCCAGTAATCCTGGGAACTGCAGGAACTTGAAGGCCCAGGGAAGGCATTattcagattttaatttatttactgaATAGATCTGACACCACTTTGGATCAAGTCAGTTTTCCCATTTCCTCAGTTTAGTCAGCTTCCCATGTTTGTGCAGGTTgacaaagggggaaaaaaaccaaaacaaaaaaccaaacaatccTTTGGATACAAAACTGTTTTTGTTTAGAAATCAAACTCAAGTGACTCAGGTGCAGTAATTGAAACTGCCTTTAGAAATGCATTTAAGGCTGAAATCAGATGTTTTGCCCCCTGTGATGCTGCTGTTTGGTTTGATATCAGAGCCATTATCAAGAGTCTCAGTTCAGAGCTCTTGTCCTGACTGTGCAAACAACTGAcaatgagtcaaaacaaaaCTTGCAGTTTATTTGAGATGAGCTGCCTGAAATGTCAGGATTTGGAGCTGAGATTGGCCCAGTGTGTTTACAGCATCTGTTGTGCCTTTTGTAACTCACCCAGAATGTTTGGGGGGTAAATAAGTTACTCACAGGAACACAGTTCCTCCTCTGCATGAGTCACAGTGAATCAACTACCAGATTAAACAGCTAGGAAAGAACATGTATCCCAATATTCCAAAAATTAACATCCTGAGTTATTACTGCCATTAAGTAAATTGTAAAGAGCTTGTTCCCATAAATGGTGAAGAGCTTGTTCTTTACAACAATTATTCAATAAAAAAATGACTTCATTAAAGGTTactatttttaaagcaattagTATTTGTTTAGTCTAAGGAGTCGTCACTTCCGATTTTCCCAGTTTATGTGAATCAAATCTGTGCATCTCCCTCCTTGActaaaaaaagggaaacatttttaaaggcatgctggggagagagggagactTCTCAGCTCCTCAAGATCCAATTTTCGTAGGCCTTTAAAGGGGGGAAAGGGGTGGGATGTGCTCCAGTGAGGATTTTATAGTGAATTATTTTTGGTGCCTGCCATGTGCTTGGAGAACCTGAAACAGAGCAAATGTTAGTGACTAATTCCTCTCCAGCCCGCAGTTATCTCATTTTACTCCAGAGAGGTAAGGTGTAAATGTTTTTGTGTCGCTGAAGTGAGGAGATAAGGCTGATGCTGATAAGCTGTCAGGAAATGCATAGTCACTTTTCAAGAGTGGAACACCACACTTCTGACTcttcttgctgttttttttcAAGCTATAAATGTTGGGCAGCCAGTGATTCTGAAACTGGTTTATTTCCTGTGTAACAGCCCGTGTTGCTCTGAAATGTTTGTAACAACCTGCCATTTACAGCCTGTCGTGTCACTGTTTGTACCAAGATAACATAAAATAGTTTTCAAgtctttttaaaatcagaatttttctgCCCTCATGCAGAAAAATCTTCCTTTAGATTTATTTTCCAAGCGGAATATAAACTTCTGATGTATCAATACAGTCCTAGGGCTGAAAAAGGAGCAGATATTACTTTTACGTAGGTGCTGCATAAACAGCAGCTGGATTTGGGAGGGGACAAATGGAATTTCTCAGAGGAAATAACCTCCTCCCCCTCGTGACCTTTTATAGCTGAGACTCAGCCCCACCAACGGGAGCATTCCATGCTGTAATCATGTGGCACATCAACAATTGCAAGGGGCATAACTTTATTTAGAAGGTACTTTTGGGGCGCTTTTCATTCTCAAAATGGCAAGAGAAGCAGCAGACCTACCATCTTCATcaggcagctcctcagggctgAGCTCTACCAGCTCAAAGCCATGCTTGATGCACCATTCTTGAGCTTTCTGTCTGTTTACACCTGAATTGGGAGACAAAAATGGGTATTAAAGGTGCAGATTTGAGATGAATACCAGCATATTTATCAGAATATTTAGCTGTGTTTTATTCCCTCGAAGTTGTTTGCTTGCTCTGGAGTGTATGGGAAGAGTATAGCAGCTGGCATGGATCCTCCCTTCACTGCTGTGGATTCCAAAAATAGAGTTAAACTCCTCCTTGGAACTGAGGAACAGAATCAAATGGCTTTGCAGAGGGTCCAATGTAGGTGTGAATGAAGACTTCTGTTAACTCTGGGTGTGACACTGGGTTAAgctgcagggacacacctgAATCCCCCAGCTTGCTGTTGTCTAGAACCATAGCAATTGTGTGTGCTCAATGCTTAATTGTCAAAAAAAGGAATTGAGCAGCCAAGTCCTCCCCATTTTGCCAGCAGCAGGATCATGCacatccagcagcaggaatgccTTTTCGACCCCTGCAGTGGCAGGACAGAGCTGACTGAGCAATCTGGTGAAATTCTGAGCTCTAACCACATCCCACTGAAGgtttcagctcctgctccccagagcTCTCCAGGCCAGTCTCACCCAGATTCTGAGAGGCAATCGTTGATGTAATTAGCAAGTCAATTATTATGCAGGCTAATGGCTCTAAGTGAGGATGGGAGTTCTTTGGGTCTCCTACCATTCTCAGACACTCTGTCACAAACGAGGATCATCACTTCTGGCAGCCACTCTTCTGTCAGGGGCAGCCATTTGGAGACACCCTCCAGTCCAGTTTtctacagggaaaaagaaaagtgttcTTTGGAACGTGTCCTACAATACTTTAGTTTTTAACAGCATTAGAATTGAATTATATAGAGAAATAGGCTCTTTTTGTCTCAACCTCTCTGGTTTCTGCTAAACCAGTTTTCATTGCTGCTGGTTTAGTAGAAACAATTATGGGTGAAATGCCCTGAATTTTATGTTTAGCTCCTCAAATTTTGCCTGTCCTAAAGGAGCCTTTAAGAAGCAGCACCAGCTAGGAATCAAGCTGCAGGTGGTGAGCTGGATTTGCCATGGTGGCTCCTAAAAACCCCTCTTCCAGCTGGAGGAGAGTAGTGAGAGAGAAGGAAACTGCTGCTATTGTTTGCAGggaaatttaatatttaatattgatCTTCTGCCAATGAACAGAACAGCTTAAAGGGGATGGATGGAGACTCTGATTGATGGTTCTCACTGTGCTAAGGCAGGAGAATGAAGCAGAAGAGCCTTACTGTCGTGCTGTCGAAGTACACAACAAACGCCTGCACAGCCTCCGCGATCTCTCCGGTCACGTGGAATGTGTTTGGGACCACACAGAGGTGGATATCTGCAGAGTAGTATTTGTTATCTATCGTCCAGGGGTAGAAATTCACTCTTCCACTCGTTACTGCACCCACAGTAAGGTCATCTCTTCCTGTGATACCTGCAGGAGAGAAAAGGGGTGAGGAGGAGGGTAAAACCAGcagcaagaaaataatttgtctagaaaagtacagtgcCAATGCAGAGCCATCTTTACTATAATAAACCAGTGCATAATCAAGATCTTAAAAAACTCAACTCAATTTGTTACTCTGTCCCAGATTTTATTGCTTAGCTTTCAGAAGAGTTTATTTTCTAGTTTTCAATATGAAATATGGCCCAGAAGCTGCAGAAagccttttgttttcctggaaatGTCCTTTCAAGTGTTAACCTCAAACTTAGCACCTGCAAACAGGATGTATGGAGAGAAAACCTAAACTTTATTACAACCCTTGCATGCTCTTTGAGATGTAAAGATCTGTTTAACTGTGACCAAAACCTGAAGGTAAGTAATGAGATAATCAACCCAGCTCCTGGAATTCAGCTGTAATTCCCATTAAACTCCATGCAGGAGCTCAACCATTAAAATCCAGTGCTTTGCTCAGGTGCTGTCAAGCTCTGCCCTCCCTCCAAGGCAGGAACCTTCCTAGGAACACTCCTGGAGCTGGATCAGAGCTGGAAGCAGAGCATCCCATTATTCCTTGAAGGAAAGACCAGGAAATCTTGCTCAGGCTGGATGAACTCGTGGACACTTTGGAACACAGGTCAATTATTTAGAAAATGGACTGACTCATCCAGAATTGCCTGGGGCAGGAgaagagttaaagaataaagcacaTGGCTTTTCAAGGATTTGTATTTTAAGGTACTGAGagttcctggagctgctggaacaggctgtTCCCCAAATAGTCTGGAGATGAATTTGAATTTATCTGTATCTTATTAGTAAAGAGACAGGAAAACCTCCTTGCCAAGGCTGCAGTGATTTTTACAACTAAACTGCAAAGCTGAGAAATGGATCTGGTGAATGAGCACGGGGCACAAGGCAGGGAGAGCTGTAAACCAGGATTATTTGTAGCcctgaggaggagatggaatCTGAGGGAGAAATGTGACCTTGGAAACAGAAACCTGCAGCCATTTCCTCCTTAAGAGGATGAAACAGGAGTCTCCTCTCTGGGCTTCTTAAAATAAGAAGTGCCACATCTAAATGGTTTTTCCAGTTCaagtttgattttattttggaTGGCAATTATTTTTCAGATGACTTCAGATGAACATCTTTAATCAGATGATATTCCATGGTAAGATTACCCACCTCACCTTGGAGCTGGGGGACAAAGATCCTGAGTGACCACCAAACAAACCTGGATTCTGAGCTTTGTATTCTCAGAGGGTTTGTTTGGAATATGATATTTACTTCCCCTTACTAGTGTTCTGACAGTTAAAAATAAGAAAGTAAATTAAAATCAGTCTGAGCTAACAGAATTACAAGTCAAGGCCACAAGAGGCTGAGAATAAAAAAAGGGTCCACAGAAATTACTGAAACCCAGAAAATCAGCAGTAAGACTCAGGGAGGAAAACGGGGTGAGGAAGAAAATCAGCTCTGAAGTCGCTTGAGTCAGTCACCCTAACCAGGATACAAAGGGAAAGAACCTTTATAAAGGTTTTCAAAAGCTGGTATGAATTTCACATTTGCTTTGGAAGGGACATTTTTTAGAAGAGTTCATGGACAAATTTAGGTCTGAAAGCACTGCCAGAATGAGGCCATGTCCCATTTCCTATTACCTGCTACTTGTTCCTGTATTTTAAGGGGTTTTCTTTCATCCCATTGTGCTGCTGATTACCCATCCTTCATGCTGAGATTTTGCCAATTCCCTGTGAAATTTCTCTCCCAGTAAAAATGGATGTTGCACACTAAACTCCAAGGGCTTCAGGAACCTGGTGAAAGGATCCAGACCTGCTGTGTCCCAGGCTGCTTGTGGGGCTCTAAGAAATCACTGCACAACAGCCTGATCACTGCTGGCAGGAACTGAGCAGCTTGCCAGGAGTTCTCTCCCAAAAAAGTCACTTGGAACAATTAGATTTTGGTCTTCAGAGCAAACAAGCAGAGACTACAACAGAAATATACACTGTAACTCAAACTGAGCTCTCATTTGATGCAGGAATTAGCTTTAAGGGCTGTATTTACCACCCCAGCATTCCAGAAATTTCTTTTCTAGACAGCCTGGATTTGAATGAAGGTAGGAAATTCAGGCAGAACAGTTTGGTATCTAATTTAGAGAGCATTGATCAGAACAAACTCCTAGAAAATGAATACAGTAAAAGGAGGTGGCCTGTCCAGCTGAGTCCTCATGGGTGAGTTCTGAGtgagctgctcctttttcaGCCATTCCAAGTGCCAGTGGCTGGCCATGCCAGGAGCCTGGAGAAGCACAGGAGTCActgtgagagcagagcagagccaggcctggtctggccctgcagctccatgGACAGGAGTGCAAACaccctccagctgcagcaccaaCCCCACAGCTGGAAAGGGCCACGGCACTGACAGAGCTGCTCAGTGCCCCCCAAACCAGCCCccagagctcagctcctgggATCCTGTCCTGAAACGATGCTGCCAgtgtcccagcactgctggctcccactgGAGACGCCCTGGGCTGTGTCCCACACAaaagcactgggagcagcagaaGCTGCCTCCTCGCAGGGGTGGCTTGAGGCCGTTTttggctgctccctgcagcccccacagCCCCGTCCTGCACTGGGGTCACCACAAATCCCCTCCTCCACTTCATCCCGTGACTGATTTGGCTCTTTTTGTATCAGAAATCCATGAAACAACAAACAGCGACTGACACACGAGATCAGTAACTGATCCTGGCTGGTGTCACATGGCTCCAGAACTTCCAAACTTCTCTGGAACCCCTCCAGAGGAAAAGGTTTCATCACTTCCAGGCAGTCAGGCACTGGCTTATGTTTATCAGCAAGTTCACCAGTTGTGCCCCTTCTTCACTCACAGGTAATTATATATTTTGATAAAGCAGGCaatagttatatatatatatatatatatgatggtttttgaaattatttccagCTATTTACAAAAATGTTTGCTCATTTTACTGACTTAAATATCGACATTTAATTTCATATTCTATCATACAGACAAGATAAATAATGATTTTGAACATGAGCGAGAACATGGCAATTTTATAGAATCTCACATCCCTTCCCATTTTTAATGCTGAATCTTACTGAGTCTTCTGAAAGTGCAAATACTTTCGAAAAGACCAGAAATAACTTTTCAGAAGAGTTAAATAACCAGAGAACCACATGCAGCTCTCTGGCAGTAACTGCCCTGTTCTCCAATACCCAAGTAGTATTTAAGCACTTTTAGCACCCTGTGTGTCTAATAACAATTTGTTGATGATTACAActtttttgcaggttttttccccaaagggATTAAGCTATTTACCACTTTTTACAGTGTTTTTCAGATTGAATAAATGTTTTAAGAACATAATGCCCTAAATGCTCCCAAATCCTCAGAGCTGTCAGGTACACAGAGCAGTTCCCACATTCTGGGCCTTGAGAGCCACCTGGTGGAATAAACCATCAAAAATACTCCTAAAATTACCCCAAGGAGAACCCAAAtgtgctggggatggggaggaggggagtggtaaaaatccaaaaagaaaaggaagaacaatCACATCAGACAGAATGAAAACCGAACCAATCTTGTTTGCAATTTTGTGATCAATACATCACAATTATAACAGGCAGATCTATGTTGAGCACTTTAAATAGCTTTGTTTTGCCAGTGTCCCATGAATTAAAGCATTCAGAGCACCCTGCAGAAACctgaacaaataaaaatatatctagCAAATGTACCATCAGCTGCTTCTCATCCCCAAGCCATTTTCCATTTAACAGCAGGAAAACCCTGGAAGAAGTCTTGGAATTGGCCTGAAAAGTTCTGGCAGGCTGTGTGACCCCACCAAACCCTCCCCACTGCTGCCCCACCCTGCCTGTGTGTCCTTGAATGTTTTAGTCTGCTGCATCTGATTTAATGTCACTTTTTATGCAAAGCAGGTACTTACAATGctgatgtatttattttaccagtgattttatttctttcaggaGGGTTTTGGTGTAACGCAGTCAGAGGACACACAGACAAGACTCCAGACTTGGAACTGGGAGCAGTGGAAGCTGAGATATTTCAAAGTGAGTACTACTTTTAAAAAGATCTGAGCTTAAATGTTAAGATTTTCTCAGCTTAAGTAGCTTTTTGCTCATCTACCTTTTCTACCTGTTTCATTTCACTATGCAAAGTAATCAAAGGGGAAACCTAGAGGAACCCTAAGTAATTCCTCCCAATTTGCTTATACTGTCCTCAAAAATAagctaataatattttttggtGTGGAATCTTTAAATAATTcagtgtcctgcagctgctttGATAGAGAAGCCTTTGCCTGCAGATCTTGTACtgttatttttgctttaaaatgtgCTTTAATGAGGTGGAGGGAGCCAGTTcctgtgggcagcctgtgcttGGTGAGGTCCTAAGTAAGAATTGCCCAGAAAGagataaaaacaaatccagagAAGATTTGAGTTAAATTCTACATCTCAGTGTGCACAGCAAACTGTTCACCAACTCTCTAAAAACCAGGGCTGTCCTAACAAAGGCAGCCCACCAAGACCATCAACAGCTTCTTCCTGGAATCCCCcgattttaaaaatacaaaaaactcCACCATAGTTTCCGCTACTGTCAGATCTTATTCTTGTGTTCCCCTTTTTAGCCATAAAAACGGCAACTGGTTCCCAGGAAAACCACTTCCTACTGAACGGAGTTCTATGTACTCGGTACCCAGTGTAATATGCAATTGTACCAGATGCAGAACAGACAATTTTTATCTTTCCCTTTCAGTCCTTCTGCACTGAGAAAGCGGTGAATTATTTCCTTAAAGCACTAAGGAGGCTCCTGACACCCTCTGCAAGGGGTCGGGGGCTGCGATCCCCCCGTCCCGAGGGGAGGATTGAGACCCTGAGAGGAGAACTGCGACCTTCACGGGAAAAATGAGAAACTGAGGGGAGAGCTGAGACCGtgaggggacagcagtgacCCTGAGGGGGAAATTGGGACCGtgaggggacagcagtgacCCTGAGGGGGAAATTGGGACCGtgaggggacagcagtgacCCTGAGGGGAAAATTGGGACCGTGAGGGGACGGCAGTGACCCTGAGGGGAAAATTGAGACCGTGAGGGGACGGCAGTGACCCTGAGGGGAAAATTGGGACCGtgaggggacagcagtgacCCTGAGGGGGAAATTGGGACCGtgaggggacagcagtgacCCTGAGGGGGAAACTGGGACCGtgaggggacagcagtgacCCTGAGGGGGAAACTGAGACCGtgaggggacagcagtgacCCTGAGGGGGAAATTGGGACCGtgaggggacagcagtgacCCTGAGGGGAAAATTGGGACCGTGAGGGGACGGCAGTGACCCTGAGGGGAAAATTGAGACCGTGAGGGCATGGCAGCGACCCTGAGAGGAAAACTGGGACCGTGAGGGGATGGGCAGCGATCCTGAGGTGAGCACTACGACCCTGAGGAGAAACCAGCCTCCCTGAGGgccggggctggagggagccGCTGCCAGCCCGGTTCGCGTGGGCGCGGTAGCGCCGCAGCCCCTGGTTCCGCCCGCTCGGGCGCCGCGGCGGCCCCGACTCACGTTTGACGAGCTCCTCGGGCGCGAAGCCCGCGGCACAGCTGGTGAGCAGCGCcagcggccgcgccgccgccgccatggcgCCCGCGCCGCGCCCCTTCCGCCGCGCCGCTACCACCGCCCGCGGGGGAGGCGGCCGGGGGAGGGACCGGGCTCGGCCCCGCTGGATGCGCTGTCCCCCCTCTGGCGGCGGGGCGGATGGTGCGGCCCGGCCGGCGCGTCCCGTTgccgggcgcggcggggccgccatGGCCGCAGCGGGGCCGGTGCGTGCGgacagcgccgggagccgcgcCTCCCTCCCCGGACCGGCCCCTCCTGCCCCGGCACGGCAGCCGGGACAGCCCGGGTCACCCCTCAGCGCTCCGGGTCGTCCCGCGGCTGAGCGCAGCTGAGGGGACGCGGGATGCGCGGGCTCGGCCCCGCCTGAGGGGCGTGAGGGAGCCGGGCTCGGGCTGGGGGCGCCGCGGGGTTTGGGGGCGCGGAGCGGTTTGATTAACGTAAATACTCGGGTGTGCCGTGGGCTGTGCTCTCCTCACAGGCTGCCTGCAGTTTGTGTCTCTCCTTAAGGCTTTTGAGATCCCTGCCCCGTGAAAGCACCTGTGCCATGTGTGAGGAAACATCGTTCCTTAAGCGCAGAATCTCAGTCCTGAGGTTTATTGTCACTGCTGTGTGaggtttgttttaaaattgaGTTTTTCCGGCCTTTCTACAGCCAGTGAGTTTAAGTATTTGGCTTTGTATTCTCTTATTTAAATTACAATATTAATATTATAGTAGTACAGAAGTGTGAGAGCCTGAGAGTGCAGAGTTGCATGGATCTTTTTATCCTCTATTTTggaataatttaatttgaattAAATCCTACCTAACCCCATAGGGTTTGGTTGCAAGTATGATTTTTGTCCTAATTTGCTTTTAGATTCAGGAAGCCCTTCAGAAgtttaaaatggaaagaaacaacTTGAAAGGAAATGCAGAAGCCGTGGATTTTTGTGACCTCCGAAAAGCACCTGAAAGGACTGAACTTGGGCTGAGAGTAAGTAAAATAGAGCAGATCCAGaaaattattccatttttaAAGTCTGTGTTAATAATTCACTTGGGCCCCTTATTTATGTTACAAGATCCCTTTCCAATCAGCAATTGATGAGACATTACAGTTCAGAATGATGGCTCTGTTTTTTGGGTCATCAGAATTAACTGATCTTGATCAGCCAAAATCAGATTTTTAGTCCAACAGAGGCACAAAGTTTATCAACTTTTCAGTCAAGCAAAGACCTGGTTGCTTAATGAACCAAGTTAAATCAAATTAGCATCCATTATATCTTTTTAATAGactaaatataatttttccctCTAACAGAAGCAtgctgaaaattatttcagtgttaTAAATGGCCAAGAGTTAACTCTTTCTTCAGCTGGTAATAAAGAAGTAAATCCCAAAGAGCCCCCTAAGTGGTAAGTGAAACAGATGTTTTATTGCAAAAACTGAGGTGACATAATCATGTAAAGCAAATGGGAGTGTTGACCTAGAAAAAGTTAGTTTAGTCATTTCCTATTTTgattttaagtttaaaaaaaataaatgtaagtgAAATTCTAAATGGCTCCAGCAGTGCTCTGCTAACTCCTGTGATTTTACTTTTGCTAAATGCAAATGTAAGTAAAAATACAGCCATTTGGATGAAAGCAGGGTGGGTTTAGCAGGTGAAAGCCAAGTTTTCAGGAAGCTCAGTGCCTGTTTCTGTCTCCAGCAGGAATCCTGCTCCTGGTGCCTGTCAGGAGCAGCTGGTTCTGCCGCGCGTGGAGCCcgtggctgtgcagggcagcagcatcccagccccACGAGCGTGCCAGGGCCCTCAGGTCTGAAATCAcaccctgagctcctgccagggGCCGGGTCAAGGAGTGCTTGGTGTCCTGTGCATGCCACAATGCCCTGGAGtcaggggctggcagcaccCCGCGGTGAAAGTGTTAAAAAtcctcagcagagcagctgagatGGGAGCCTTCTCCCAGCCCAGGGTAACACTTACCTTGGGAAGGATTCCAGTGCCATCCATGCAGGTTTGGAATTGGCACTTCCCACCCCCCCGAGCTGACAAAGCCACTTTTATCAGGTggttttttattaataattccAGTTCTTGTTATCCTCTGTGGCACTTTCCCCCTGCATTGATCATTTCCCTGTCAGCCTGAGTGAGGAGTTTGCTTTGGGAATCATCTCTGTTTTAATTGAAAGGTGCTCAATTCCCccaattctatttttttttaatagcaccAGCAGTTTCCTCCCTGCATAACGGTGTGTTAtggtaataaaataaataccacAAAAGCACTGATGAGGTGAAAATTGAACTTTCTGTCTCTGTGCAGCCATGTGGGTAAAAGAGTAATTGGCTTGGATAATAACTTGTGTTCTTACAACCCCAAATCTAAATGAGCATCTCATTGATACATCTGCTTGTAATTACCATCAAAAGAAGAGAGAATATATAGTGCAGATAAA
This DNA window, taken from Passer domesticus isolate bPasDom1 chromosome 14, bPasDom1.hap1, whole genome shotgun sequence, encodes the following:
- the AAGAB gene encoding alpha- and gamma-adaptin-binding protein p34 isoform X2; translation: MAAAARPLALLTSCAAGFAPEELVKRITGRDDLTVGAVTSGRVNFYPWTIDNKYYSADIHLCVVPNTFHVTGEIAEAVQAFVVYFDSTTKTGLEGVSKWLPLTEEWLPEVMILVCDRVSENGVNRQKAQEWCIKHGFELVELSPEELPDEDDDFPESTGVKRIVQALNANVWSNVVMKGDPMLDMDIQELASLTTRDGDPENFERLFSKLKEMKDKAATLPHEQRKLHAEKVAKAFWMAIGGDRDEIEGLSSDEEN